The Salvelinus fontinalis isolate EN_2023a chromosome 31, ASM2944872v1, whole genome shotgun sequence genome has a window encoding:
- the tmem81 gene encoding transmembrane protein 81 — MGSWGLSMSLVSWSFLLCLSSPTPNPLSLADLEDLKAVPAEVIIHNSPCSTTCGVGLRTQELCPLREGQVGEEKDCHVRKVRCVDSWQCGLQTVTVLAGQRLELDCLGEVMEAMGRFSFRVSWRYARGVVTTDDSLLGRWDAPRLDRLVLDPVREEDAGTYRCDVQDTDYRRVKRLYLGLKVLPPEALRLDFPSALARWDDGDEDSHGNIIVVKEDEDLYGSTVVKDIVLKSLWVAVVAVVVFFLGMYRKYVLARVCLGRPDGSPLPAPNRTPFSINTITPPAGGPVDRVSTSC; from the exons atgggGAGTTGGGGTCTGTCCATGTCCCTCGTCTCCTGGTCCTTCCTCCTCTGCTTGTCCAGCCCTACCCCTAACCCCCTGTCCCTTGCTGACCTGGAGGACTTGAAGGCCGTTCCAGCAGAGGTCATCATACACAACTCTCCCTGCAGCACCACCTGCGGTGTGGGCCTGCGCACCCAGGAGCTGTGCCCACTGAGAGAGGGCCAGGTCGGGGAGGAGAAGGACTGCCATGTCCGGAAGGTCCGCTGTGTGGACTCCTGGCAGTGTGGTCTGCAG ACTGTCACTGTGCTTGCTGGTCAGCGGTTGGAGCTGGACTGTCTGGGTGAGGTGATGGAGGCCATGGGTCGCTTCTCCTTCCGGGTATCGTGGCGCTACGCCCGGGGGGTGGTGACCACCGACGACTCTCTGCTGGGACGCTGGGACGCCCCCAGGCTAGACCGGCTAGTCCTGGACCCC GTGAGGGAGGAGGACGCTGGGACATACCGCTGTGATGTACAGGACACTGATTACCGCAGGGTCAAGAGACTCTACCTGGGGCTCAAG GTGCTCCCTCCTGAGGCTCTCAGACTGGACTTCCCCTCTGCTCTGGCTCGGTGGGACGATGGGGATGAGGATTCCCATGGTAACATCATCGTGGTGAAAGAGGATGAGGACCTGTACGGCAGCACGGTCGTCAAGGATATTGTTTTGAAAAGCCTCTGGGTTGCAGTGGTCGCAGTGGTCGTCTTCTTCTtgg GTATGTACAGGAAATACGTCCTGGCCCGTGTCTGCCTGGGCCGCCCCGATGGTTCGCCTCTCCCTGCCCCTAACAGAACCCCTTTCTCCATTAATACCATCACGCCACCAGCAGGTGGCCCTGTTGACCGTGTGTCTACTAGCTGCTGA